One window of the Macaca thibetana thibetana isolate TM-01 chromosome 1, ASM2454274v1, whole genome shotgun sequence genome contains the following:
- the RAB29 gene encoding ras-related protein Rab-7L1 isoform X2 yields MTRLYYRDASACVIMFDVTNATTFSNSQRWKQDLDSKLTLPNGELVPCLLLANKCDLSPWAVSRDQIDRFSKENGFTGWTETSVKENKNINEAMRVLIEKMMRNSREDIMSLSTQGDYINLQTKSSSWSCC; encoded by the exons ATGACACGACTGTATTATCGGGATGCCTCTGCCTGTGTTATTATGTTTGACGTTACCAATGCCACTACCTTCAGCAACAGCCAGAGGTGGAAACAGGACCTAGACAGCAAGCTCACACTACCCAATGGAGAGCTGGTGCCCTGCCTGCTCTTGGCCAACAAG TGTGATCTGTCCCCTTGGGCAGTGAGCCGGGACCAGATTGACCGTTTCAGTAAAGAGAATGGTTTCACAGGTTGGACAGAAACATCAGTCAAGgagaacaaaaatattaatgaggCTATGAG agtccTCATTGAAAAGATGATGAGAAATTCCAGAGAAGATATCATGTCTTTGTCCACCCAAGGGGACTACATCAATCTACAAACCAAGTCCTCCAGCTGGTCCTGCTGCTAG
- the RAB29 gene encoding ras-related protein Rab-7L1 isoform X1, with amino-acid sequence MGSRDHLFKVLVVGDAAVGKTSLVQRYSQDSFSKHYKSTVGVDFALKVLQWSDSEIVRLQLWDIAGQERFTSMTRLYYRDASACVIMFDVTNATTFSNSQRWKQDLDSKLTLPNGELVPCLLLANKCDLSPWAVSRDQIDRFSKENGFTGWTETSVKENKNINEAMRVLIEKMMRNSREDIMSLSTQGDYINLQTKSSSWSCC; translated from the exons ATGGGCAGCCGCGACCACCTGTTCAAAGTTCTGGTGGTGGGGGACGCCGCAGTGGGCAAGACGTCGCTGGTGCAGCGATATTCCCAGGACAGCTTCAGCAAACACTACAAGTCCACGGTGGGAG tGGATTTTGCTCTGAAGGTTCTCCAGTGGTCTGACTCCGAGATAGTGCGACTTCAGCTGTGGGATATTGCAG GGCAGGAGCGCTTCACCTCTATGACACGACTGTATTATCGGGATGCCTCTGCCTGTGTTATTATGTTTGACGTTACCAATGCCACTACCTTCAGCAACAGCCAGAGGTGGAAACAGGACCTAGACAGCAAGCTCACACTACCCAATGGAGAGCTGGTGCCCTGCCTGCTCTTGGCCAACAAG TGTGATCTGTCCCCTTGGGCAGTGAGCCGGGACCAGATTGACCGTTTCAGTAAAGAGAATGGTTTCACAGGTTGGACAGAAACATCAGTCAAGgagaacaaaaatattaatgaggCTATGAG agtccTCATTGAAAAGATGATGAGAAATTCCAGAGAAGATATCATGTCTTTGTCCACCCAAGGGGACTACATCAATCTACAAACCAAGTCCTCCAGCTGGTCCTGCTGCTAG